The following is a genomic window from Crossiella equi.
ACCCTGCCTCCCGGCGTTGGAGCGCAGCTGGGGCGGATCAGGTGATACCGGCGGTTTGTCGGGGGACGAAGACCTCGTCGTCCTCCTGGCCCGGCGGACCCACCCGCAGACCGGGCAGCTCCTCCGCGCGCACCAGCGCGGGCAGCCACAGCCGCCACAGCTCGGTGAAGCGCGCCTCCAAGTCGTCGTGTCCGCTGCTCGCCCGGGACAGCAGCTGGGTGCCGGTGAACGCGGCCACGAGGCACTCCGCGGCCTCTCTCGGGTGAACTTCAGGGCGGAGCTGACCCGCCGAGACAGCCAAGATCAGCAGTTCGCGCACCATCGTCACCCAGCCGTGGAACTGGCCCCCGGCCTCGCGGTCGAACAGGTCCGCCTCGAACAGCAGCCGCACCCCGACCCGGGCGCGCACGTCGGTGCGTAGGCGGCTGCCGAACTCGTGGGACAGGTCGATCAAGGTCTGCAGGGGGCTCAACGGCTGTTCCGCCAAATGGCCGCGCACTTCGTGCCAAAGACGGAGTTGCGTCTCGATGAGCGCCACGGCCAGTGCTTCCTTCGAGGGAAAATGGCAGTACAACGCTCCCTTTGTGACACCCGCACTTGCGCATACGTCGGTGAGATTGGTACCGAGAAATCCCTTCCGGTCGAAAGTGTTCGCCGCTGCCAGCAGCAGGCTTTGCTTGGTGCTGCTCGATTGTTCACGCTTGAACATCGACTGCTCCGCCATCCAGGTGTTCTTGCCGTCGAAAGTAATCGCTCTACCGGTATGTTGGCCGACATGTTGCGGTTGGGCAACGAGCAGGTACCTGTGAGCAATGAACCACTATTTGTTGCACTCGGAATGAGTGGAGAGGAGGGGTTCGACACGACCGTACCGCGCCGTCTGGTGCACCGCGAGGCCGTCGCCGAGGTGCTGCTCACCCGGTGGGTTCGCAGACGCACCGGCGAGTTCTGGATCTGCGCGCAACTTCCGCGCGCCCATGCGTTCTACCAGTCACAACAGGGGAGTGCCGATCCGCTGCTGGTGCTGGAGACGATTCGACAGGCAGGGCTGCTGGTGGCACACCTCGGTGCCGGTGTCCCGCTCGAGGACCGGTTCGTGATGAGGGGCATGAGTTACGCGGTGGATTCTTCGGCGTTGCGGGTGCGCGACCGGCCAGTGGACGTCCAGTTGCTTCTCCGAACACGGGATGTCCGGGTACGCCCGGGGCACACGAGTGCACTCGGCATCGAGGTCGAGCTGTACCGGGACGGGCGGCGCTTCGGGCAGGGCAGCGGATCGATGGGCACCTTCCCGCCCGCGGTCTACACGCGGCTGCGCCCGCCGAGGGTGCCCGCACAGGCCACGGCCGGGTTGCCGGTGCCCATCGACCCCGTCCGAGTGGGCCGGAGGGATCCCGCCGATGTGGTCCTGAGCAGGGGGAACGCCGGGAACCGGTGGTTGCTGCGGGTGGACACCCGGCACCCGGCGCTGTTCGACCACCCGGTCGACCACGTGCCCGGCATGGTGGTCTTCGAGGCCATGCGCCAGGCCGTGCACGCGCTGGCCGGACCGGGCTACCTGGCGTCCTGCCAGGCTCGCACGACCCGGTTCGTGGAGTTGGACGAGACGGCCGCCGGAAATGTCGAGGTGCACGCGCTGGCGGCGTCCGGGGGCCTTTTCTGGACCGCGGTGGAACAGCACGGAAAACGTGCGGCGAGCGCGGTCTGGCGACTTTCCGGCAACGGCGGACAATTCGGGCCGGTGTCATGACGGCACGACACCCGTCGACCCTGGAGATGGTGCAGCGGCTGCTCACCCGATTCGGCGCGCAGGACGCGGCCGGGGTCGCTCAGCTGTTCCACCTGGACGCGCAGTGCCACTCCTCGGAGATACCGGGAGACCCGTGGCCGTCGAAATCCAGGGGGCGCCGCGAGATCGAGGCGTTTTTCCTCACCGTGTTCCACCGGCTTGAATTCCAGGCGGTGACCGTGCGAAAGGTTCTGGTCGACGGGGACGACGCCGTGGTGTTCGGCGGGGGCAGGTACCGGGCCACCGGCACCGGCCGCACGTTCAGCCAGGATTTCGCGGTGAGCGTTTCGGTGCGCGGCGGCCTGATTCAGGAGTACCGGGTCGTCGAGGACACGCTGGCCATCTCCATGGCACTCGGCCGGGCGTATCCGATTTACTGATGTGTGCAGGTCGGGGCCACTGTGACCAGTTCGGCCCCGACCTTCTTCGGGGGAGCATGTAGGGTTTGCCCGGATTCGCCGAAGAACTCCGGGAGACCAGCGTGACCTTCCTGTGGGCCGTGTTCGGGCTAGCGCTCGTCGACAGCATCAACCCTTCGGCTCTGGCCGTCACCATCTACTTGCTGCTCTCCGGCAAGGAACGCCCCACGGCGCGGGTGCTGACGTACATCGCCGCCATCTTCACGACCTACCTGGTCTTCGGCATCCTGCTGATGTTCGGCCTCAACGCGATCTTCACCAGCCTGGGTGACGCGCTGAACTCGCCGTACGCCTACATCATCCAGTTCGTCGTCGGTCTGCTGATGCTGTACTTCGCCATCTGGCCGCCGAAGAAGAAGGAGGACGCGCCGCGCGAGCGCATGCCCAAGACGCAGCGCCTGCCCGCCGTCTTCGCACTGGGCGTCACCATCACCGCGGTCGAGTTCGTCACCGCGCTGCCCTACATCGCCGCGATCGGCCTGCTGACCCAGCAGGATCTCGGCGTTGTGCAGTGGCTGCCCATCCTGCTCGCCTACAACGCGATCTTCATCCTGCCGCCGCTGTTGCTCCTGGTGGCCTACCAGCTCTTCGGCAACAAGATCCGCCCGCGCCTGGAGCGCTTCCAGGAGAAGTTCCGCAAGAACAGCCGGGACACCTGGCTCTGGATCCTGGGTATCGTCGGCTTCCTCATCACGCGCAACGCGTTCGGCTTCTTGATCAAGTACTACAACATCATCCCGCCGAACAACGACTGACGGAGGCGGCCATGGGGGCACCGGCGAGCGCCGAGGCGACGATCGAGGTCAAGGCCACCCCGGAGGCGGTCTACGCCTTGGTCTCGGACGTGCCCAACCAGCACCGCTTCACCCAGGAGTGCCGGGGCGCCGACTGGCTGCCCCCGGCTACCGGTCCGGCCCCGGGCGCCCGCTTCCGCGGCCACAACCAGGCGGGCAAAGCCCGCTGGAGCACCACCTGCCGCATCACCGCCGCGGACCCGGGCCGCCGCTTCACCTACCGCGTGACCGGCGGCCCCATCAAGGTCGCCACGTGGAGCTGGACCATCGAGCCCACCCCCGACGGCTGCCGCGTCACCGAGTCGATCACCGATGAGCGCGCCGCGTTCTTCCGCTGGTTCTTCGGCCTGGTCGTGGGTGTGAAGGACCGGGGCGCGCACAACCAGCGCAACATCGAGAAGACGCTGGCCTCGCTCAAGGAGCTGGCGGAGAGCCCGGCGAGCTGAGCCCCAGCTCCTCCCACAGCCGCGCGAAGCCGTCCAGCATCAGGCGCAGGGCCAGCTCGAACGCCTCCGTGTCGATCTCGGTGTGCGACCGCAGCAGATGCGCCTGGGCGAGGTTCGGGTAGCGCTCGGCGTACACGCGCTCATCGTCGACGAAGCCCTCCGCGAACGAGCCGATGGCCGCCCCGAAGACCAGGTACTTGGTGGCCGCGCCGATCATGGTGGCGTAGCGGGGCGGCCAGCCCGCCGAGACCAGGCCGCCGTGCACCGAGTCGGCGAGCTTGAGGCCCGACTCCCGGGTGCCCGGACCGGCGGAGAGCAGCGGGACGATGTTGGGGTGGCGGGCCAGGACCGCGCGGTAGGAGCGCAGGTAGACCGTCATCGCCTCGCGCCAGTCCAGCTGGCCGAAGCCCGACAGGTCGACCTCGGCGGCCAGGCCGTTGGCCACGTCCTGGAGCAGCTGCTCCTTGGTGCGCACGTGGTTGTACAGCGACGCCGCCTGCACCCCGAGCCGGTGGGCCAGGCGGCGCATGGTCAGCGCCTCCAGCCCGTGGGTGTCGATCAGCTCCAGCGCGGTCGTCCGTATCCGGTCGACCGACAGCAGCGGGGCTGGGGGTCTTGGCACCGTTGCTCCTCGTGGGCGAGTGCAGTTCGACTTCCTGCCTCTGTGTCTTGCCGATCGCTCTCCGCAGTCCTAGCCTCGGGGAAAACTAACACGGTTAGTTTTCGGCGGGCAGCCCCCGCGCGGGCACCACCACGACGATGAAGTCTCGGAGGCCGGACGGATGACTCTCTCGCTGGCGATGGTCCTCGCCGAGTCGGCGCGGCTGCACCGCGAGCGGATCGCCCTCGTGCAGGGCGACCAGCAGCTCACCTACCCGGAGCTGTGGGAACGGGCCCAGCGGCACGCCGCGGCCCTGCGCGACCTCGGCGTGCGGGAGGGCGACCGGGTGGCCATCGTCGCCCCCAACGTCATCTCCTTCGCCGAGTCCTACTACGGCGTGCTCGCCGCGGGCGGGGTGGTCGTCCCGATCCCGCTGCTGCTGGTCCCGGACGAGGCCGAGTACCTGATCTCGCACGCCAAGGCCAAGCTCGTGCTCTGCCACGTCTCGCAGCTGGAGCTCGGCGCCCCGGCGGCCCAGGCGGCGGGCATCGAGCTGCTCACCCTCGGCCCGGCCACCCCGGAGCACCGCTCGCTCACCGAGATCGCCGCGGGCACCGAGCCGCTGCCGCGCTTCGTGACCAGGGCCCCGGACGACCCGGCCGTGGTCTTCTACACCTCGGGCACCACCGGCCGCCCCAAGGGCGCGGTGCTCACCCACCTGAACCTGGTCATGAACGCCACGGTCAGCGCGTTTGACGTCGACAAGATCGAGCCGGGCGAGTCAATGCTCGGCTGCCTGCCGCTGTTTCACATCTTCGGCCAGTCCAGCGCGCTCAACGCCTGCTTCCGCGCGGGCGCCAAGCTCGTGCTCCAGCCGCGCTTCGACGCCGAGGAAGCGCTTTCGATCATGCGGGAGCACGACATCGCGATCTTCCAGGGCGTGCCGACGATGTACCTGCGGCTGCTGGAGATCACCGAGGGCCGGGACGACCTGCCCCAGCTGCGCGGCTGCGTCTCCGGCGGCGCGCCCCTGCCGGTGTCCGTGCTGGAGGCCTTCGAGGCCCGCTTCGGCACCGAGATCCTGGAGGGCTACGGCCTGTCCGAGACCTCCCCGACCGCCACGGTCAACCAGCCGGTGTTCGGCGTGAAGCCGGGCAGCGTCGGCCACCCGATCTGGGGCGTCGAGGTCGAGATCGCGGACCCGGGCAACGACGAGGAGATCGTGTTCCTCCCGGTCGGCGACCAGGGCGAGATCGTCATCCGCGGCCACAACGTCTTCGCGGGCTACCTCGACAACCCCGAGGCCACGGCAGCGGCGGTGATCGACGGCTGGTTCCGCACCGGCGACATCGGCGCCAAGGACGAGGAGGGCTTCATCTCCATCGTCGACCGCAAGAAGGACTTGATCATCCGCAGCGGGTTCAACGTGTACCCGCGCGAGGTCGAGGAGATGCTCATGCGGCACCCGGCGGTGTCCGAGGTGTCGGTGATCGGCCTGCCGGACGAGCGCAGCGGCGAGGAGGTCTGCGCCGTGCTCGTGCTCCGGCCGGGCCAGTCCGTGGCCGAGGAGGAGGTCGTGGCCTGGTGCCGCGAACGCCTCGGCAGCCACAAGTACCCGCGACGCGTCGTCGTGGTCGACGAACTCCCCCTCGGCCCCAGCCACAAGGTGCTCAAGCGCGAGCTGCGGGACTGGGTCGTGCAGGGCAAGGTCAAGTGAGGAGAGGGAAACACGTGGGAACTCTGGATGGGCGCGTCGCGGTCGTGACGGGTGCGGCACGCGGGATCGGTGCCGCCACCGCCCGCACGCTCGCCGCGCGCGGTGCCGCCGTGGCCGTGGTCGACCTGGACGCCGCCTCCACCGAGGCCACCGTCAAGGCGATCACCGAGGCCGGGGGCAAGGCC
Proteins encoded in this region:
- a CDS encoding ScbR family autoregulator-binding transcription factor, with amino-acid sequence MAEQSMFKREQSSSTKQSLLLAAANTFDRKGFLGTNLTDVCASAGVTKGALYCHFPSKEALAVALIETQLRLWHEVRGHLAEQPLSPLQTLIDLSHEFGSRLRTDVRARVGVRLLFEADLFDREAGGQFHGWVTMVRELLILAVSAGQLRPEVHPREAAECLVAAFTGTQLLSRASSGHDDLEARFTELWRLWLPALVRAEELPGLRVGPPGQEDDEVFVPRQTAGIT
- a CDS encoding ScbA/BarX family gamma-butyrolactone biosynthesis protein, with the protein product MSGEEGFDTTVPRRLVHREAVAEVLLTRWVRRRTGEFWICAQLPRAHAFYQSQQGSADPLLVLETIRQAGLLVAHLGAGVPLEDRFVMRGMSYAVDSSALRVRDRPVDVQLLLRTRDVRVRPGHTSALGIEVELYRDGRRFGQGSGSMGTFPPAVYTRLRPPRVPAQATAGLPVPIDPVRVGRRDPADVVLSRGNAGNRWLLRVDTRHPALFDHPVDHVPGMVVFEAMRQAVHALAGPGYLASCQARTTRFVELDETAAGNVEVHALAASGGLFWTAVEQHGKRAASAVWRLSGNGGQFGPVS
- a CDS encoding nuclear transport factor 2 family protein, giving the protein MTARHPSTLEMVQRLLTRFGAQDAAGVAQLFHLDAQCHSSEIPGDPWPSKSRGRREIEAFFLTVFHRLEFQAVTVRKVLVDGDDAVVFGGGRYRATGTGRTFSQDFAVSVSVRGGLIQEYRVVEDTLAISMALGRAYPIY
- a CDS encoding GAP family protein, whose amino-acid sequence is MTFLWAVFGLALVDSINPSALAVTIYLLLSGKERPTARVLTYIAAIFTTYLVFGILLMFGLNAIFTSLGDALNSPYAYIIQFVVGLLMLYFAIWPPKKKEDAPRERMPKTQRLPAVFALGVTITAVEFVTALPYIAAIGLLTQQDLGVVQWLPILLAYNAIFILPPLLLLVAYQLFGNKIRPRLERFQEKFRKNSRDTWLWILGIVGFLITRNAFGFLIKYYNIIPPNND
- a CDS encoding SRPBCC family protein; the protein is MGAPASAEATIEVKATPEAVYALVSDVPNQHRFTQECRGADWLPPATGPAPGARFRGHNQAGKARWSTTCRITAADPGRRFTYRVTGGPIKVATWSWTIEPTPDGCRVTESITDERAAFFRWFFGLVVGVKDRGAHNQRNIEKTLASLKELAESPAS
- a CDS encoding TetR/AcrR family transcriptional regulator, which produces MPRPPAPLLSVDRIRTTALELIDTHGLEALTMRRLAHRLGVQAASLYNHVRTKEQLLQDVANGLAAEVDLSGFGQLDWREAMTVYLRSYRAVLARHPNIVPLLSAGPGTRESGLKLADSVHGGLVSAGWPPRYATMIGAATKYLVFGAAIGSFAEGFVDDERVYAERYPNLAQAHLLRSHTEIDTEAFELALRLMLDGFARLWEELGLSSPGSPPAP
- a CDS encoding long-chain-fatty-acid--CoA ligase; this encodes MTLSLAMVLAESARLHRERIALVQGDQQLTYPELWERAQRHAAALRDLGVREGDRVAIVAPNVISFAESYYGVLAAGGVVVPIPLLLVPDEAEYLISHAKAKLVLCHVSQLELGAPAAQAAGIELLTLGPATPEHRSLTEIAAGTEPLPRFVTRAPDDPAVVFYTSGTTGRPKGAVLTHLNLVMNATVSAFDVDKIEPGESMLGCLPLFHIFGQSSALNACFRAGAKLVLQPRFDAEEALSIMREHDIAIFQGVPTMYLRLLEITEGRDDLPQLRGCVSGGAPLPVSVLEAFEARFGTEILEGYGLSETSPTATVNQPVFGVKPGSVGHPIWGVEVEIADPGNDEEIVFLPVGDQGEIVIRGHNVFAGYLDNPEATAAAVIDGWFRTGDIGAKDEEGFISIVDRKKDLIIRSGFNVYPREVEEMLMRHPAVSEVSVIGLPDERSGEEVCAVLVLRPGQSVAEEEVVAWCRERLGSHKYPRRVVVVDELPLGPSHKVLKRELRDWVVQGKVK